From a single Leucoraja erinacea ecotype New England chromosome 38, Leri_hhj_1, whole genome shotgun sequence genomic region:
- the LOC129714285 gene encoding uncharacterized protein LOC129714285 produces the protein MSILQDAGIQRDTVEMLENMIRLNNPYIHSLVMAMERIRDLPEASIVIDPNYRPPFQHERRFNTQTANEVAVLIANSNEPVATSRHIVLRRRGRGGAEGGLQIISESHRSYDSFQYILFFPLGDDRWHSQLQMSTGRKLTLMRYYAYRIMNRDNEFNQLLRGGRLFQQYLVDMAAKMEGDRLNYIRMNQVSLRSTTYKGLTDALHDDDDLENIGRRIILSSTFVGGPRYMMGRCQDAMMYVRKYGTAAFFITMTCNPNWSEIRQCLFSNQQPSDRPELVARVFELKRKIFMKTVTGPDGFFGNCIAFILTMEYQKRGLPHFHCLLWLDEASKPRPQQYERFVQAEIPDPQADPELHKLVLKHMIHGPFCKATSRCWKEGRCTKRFPKPFVESTMYGDDSYPLYRRRSPAMGGFQGHQEGRSLQTITSNWVVPYNAELLKAFKCHLNVEICCSVQSIKYVIKYTLKGCDQAAFGINVNDEIKQYQTGRYIGPSEAGASVLGFLTHERHPPVIRLDVHLPDQQQVFFDAAQQGMNDGIARTTLTEFVRLSSEDPFARTLLYVDVPRFYTWSSKRWQRRKVGKSVEYFPGIFEVNVLGRIHVISPKLGDLFYMRLLLHHVKGPVSFESLKTHNGVILPSFKDVCRERGLLEADDHWQQTMEDAEMTRLPRAIRDLFVVLLTNTDINDPLQLWDRFKNCMSEDYLESERRRKSDQNITIDDRHHDQALFYIQDKLENCNTTMENFSLPRPRNERMDIDGENVDLLNELNYNRSEQQRFVDENEPLLNAEQREVYDHVCDYLQRDLSSMIFIDSPGGTGKTFIINLILSTVRAQGQIAIAVASSGIAATLMPGGRTAHSRFKIPIHVTEDSTCNINSNSKTGDFFRRVKLIVWDECPMIRRECFEAVDRTLQDVCRKKDHFGGILTICCGDFRQLLPVVKMGSDIDVQNACIKTSYLWRTFTKFELKRNMRLSEGKGEYSKFLLDVGEDKIAKNEDNEINIPEDMVLSARTLDDCIDYIYPAFDHPATLFSNNCILVPHNDTMRRINSACVRRFPGTMREYYSFNSVTDGTNSTHFPTEFLDSVEICGLPPHKLELKKGSPIVLIRNLQPPKLCNGTRLIVEQLHNNLIVARINMGAYKEEIVLIPRMKINLSEDENIPIRRSQFPILSSFAMTIHKAQGQTMEKVLIYLEKPVFQHGQLYVALSRGKVKEQVKVFLKDGTSTRNVVIKQMLC, from the coding sequence ATGAGTATTCTCCAAGATGCTGGTATTCAAAGGGACACTGTTGAAATGCTTGAAAACATGATAAGACTAAACAACCCTTACATTCATTCACTTGTGATGGCGATGGAGAGAATTAGAGATTTACCGGAGGCATCAATCGTTATTGATCCCAATTATCGGCCACCTTTCCAACATGAACGGAGGTTTAACACGCAAACTGCAAATGAAGTTGCCGTCCTCATAGCAAACAGTAATGAGCCTGTGGCAACATCACGCCACATTGTCttgagaagaagaggaagaggaggagcagaAGGAGGTCTGCAAATCATTTCAGAGTCCCATAGGTCTTATGACAGTTTTCAATACATCCTTTTTTTTCCACTTGGTGATGACAGATGGCATTCACAACTCCAAATGAGTACCGGCAGAAAATTGACACTAATGCGATATTATGCATATAGGATCATGAATCGTGACAATGAATTCAACCAGCTTTTGAGAGGAGGACGACTCTTCCAACAATATCTTGTAGATATGGCGGCTAAAATGGAAGGTGATAGACTGAATTATATTCGCATGAATCAGGTATCGTTGAGGTCAACGACGTACAAAGGACTGACGGATGCATTACATGATGATGATGACTTGGAAAACATTGGAAGGCGCATCATCCTCTCTTCAACATTTGTCGGTGGTCCCAGATATATGATGGGACGATGCCAGGACGCCATGATGTATGTTCGGAAGTATGGTACTGCTGCATTCTTCATTACAATGACCTGCAATCCAAATTGGAGCGAGATTCGACAGTGCCTCTTTTCAAATCAGCAGCCGTCTGATAGACCGGAATTAGTAGCAAGAGTATTCGAGCTGAAAAGAAAAATATTCATGAAGACCGTCACTGGACCAGATGGCTTCTTTGGAAACTGTATTGCTTTCATCTTGACTATGGAATATCAGAAGAGAGGCCTGCCTCATTTCCATTGTCTGCTTTGGCTTGATGAAGCGAGTAAGCCAAGACCTCAACAATATGAAAGATTTGTGCAAGCTGAAATTCCAGACCCACAAGCAGATCCTGAGCTGCATAAATTGGTACTCAAGCACATGATCCATGGACCGTTCTGCAAGGCCACATCTCGATGTTGGAAGGAAGGAAGATGCACCAAGAGATTCCCAAAGCCATTTGTCGAAAGCACAATGTATGGCGATGATTCGTATCCTCTGTACAGGAGAAGATCTCCCGCAATGGGAGGATTTCAGGGACATCAAGAAGGTCGTTCGTTACAGACTATTACTTCTAATTGGGTTGTGCCCTATAATGCAGAACTATTGAAGGCTTTCAAATGTCACCTCAACGTCGAAATATGCTGCTCTGTACAGTCAATCAAATACGTCATCAAGTACACCTTGAAGGGATGTGATCAGGCAGCTTTTGGAATTAACGTAAATGACGAGATTAAACAGTACCAGACTGGCAGATACATTGGTCCTTCAGAGGCAGGGGCATCAGTCCTTGGATTTCTTACTCATGAGAGACACCCCCCTGTCATTCGACTTGATGTACATCTACCAGACCAACAACAAGTATTTTTTGATGCTGCTCAGCAAGGGATGAATGATGGAATTGCGAGAACCACTTTGACTGAATTTGTTCGATTGAGTTCTGAAGATCCGTTTGCAAGAACACTATTGTACGTTGATGTACCTCGATTTTATACATGGAGCAGCAAGAGATGGCAAAGAAGGAAGGTTGGGAAGAGTGTGGAATACTTCCCAGGTATTTTTGAAGTCAACGTTCTTGGAAGAATACATGTCATTTCTCCAAAACTAGGTGACCTCTTCTACATGAGACTGCTTCTGCATCACGTGAAAGGACCAGTGTCTTTCGAGTCCTTGAAGACACATAATGGAGTAATTCTTCCTTCCTTCAAAGACGTCTGCAGAGAAAGAGGTTTGTTGGAAGCTGACGACCATTGGCAACAAACAATGGAAGATGCTGAAATGACAAGACTCCCCAGGGCAATCAGGGATTTGTTTGTTGTTCTGCTGACAAATACTGACATCAACGATCCTCTACAATTATGGGATCGCTTCAAGAATTGCATGTCTGAGGATTACCTTGAAAGCGAGCGAAGAAGAAAAAGTGATCAGAATATCACAATAGATGACAGACATCATGATCAGGCTCTCTTTTATATTCAGGACAAGCTTGAGAATTGCAACACCACAATGGAAAATTTTTCCTTGCCCCGACCAAGAAATGAAAGGATGGACATTGATGGTGAAAATGTTGATTTACTTAATGAATTGAATTACAATAGATCAGAACAACAGCGATTTGTTGATGAGAATGAgcctctgctgaatgctgagcagagagaAGTTTATGACCATGTGTGCGACTACTTGCAAAGGGATCTATCTTCAATGATTTTCATTGACTCACCAGGAGGAACAGGAAAAACATTTATCATAAATTTGATCCTCTCCACGGTTAGAGCTCAAGGTCAAATTGCCATTGCTGTAGCATCGTCTGGTATCGCAGCAACATTAATGCCTGGTGGGAGAACTGCACATTCACGATTCAAGATACCTATCCATGTGACGGAGGATTCAACGTGCAACATCAACAGCAACTCTAAAACGGGAGATTTCTTCAGGAGAGTGAagctcattgtttgggatgagtgtccaatgattaggagggagtgctttgaagcggtggacagaactcttcaagatgtaTGCCGCAAAAAGGATCATTTTGGCGGAATTCTTACCATTTGTTGTGGTGATTTTAGACAACTCCTTCCTGTAGTGAAGATGGGAAGTGATATTGATGTTCAAAACGCCTGCATCAAGACATCGTACTTGTGGCGGACTTTCACAAAGTTTGAATTGAAGAGAAATATGCGATTGAGCGAAGGAAAGGGTGAGTATTCTAAATTTTTGTTAGATGTAGGAGAGGACAAGATTGCAAAGAATGAAGACAATGAAATTAACATTCCAGAAGACATGGTTCTCTCAGCAAGAACACTGGATGACTGCATTGATTATATCTATCCAGCATTTGACCACCCTGCAACATTATTCTCtaacaattgtatcttggttcctcaCAATGATACGATGAGAAGAATCAATTCTGCGTGTGTCAGACGCTTCCCTGGAACCATGAGGGAGTACTATTCTTTCAATTCTGTCACTGACGGAACAAATTCAACTCACTTCCCAACGGAATTCCTCGATTCAGTCGAGATCTgtggattaccaccacacaaattggagttgaagAAAGGATCTCCAATTGTTTTAATCAGAAACTTGCAACccccaaagctatgcaatggaacgaggTTGATTGTAGAACAGCTACACAATAATCTCATAGTTGCTAGAATCAACATGGGGGCCTACAAAGAAGAGATTGTTCTAATTCCTAGGATGAAGATCAATTTGTCAGAAGATGAAAACATTCCCATTAGGAGGAGCCAATTCCCTATTCTGTCGAGTTTTGCGATGACAATTCATAAGGCACAAGGACAAACCATGGAGAAGGTCTTGATATACCTTGAGAAACCAGTATTTCAACATGGCCAACTATATGTAGCTCTTAGCAGAGGAAAGGTGAAGGAACAAGTAAAAGTGTTCCTGAAGGATGGGACATCAACCAGGAATGTTGTAATTAAACAAATGCTTTGTTGA